In one window of Tachypleus tridentatus isolate NWPU-2018 chromosome 2, ASM421037v1, whole genome shotgun sequence DNA:
- the LOC143235630 gene encoding microtubule-associated tumor suppressor 1 homolog A-like — translation MQQASESHEKAIEILKQQLQDLQKQLESSLHGDTNMKLQRILDQKCYLEKEVESLKTVLEFKVGDIHCLCKENLEMQKKLDKLPSARQEIQKLKARNEDLQAMVDEKVQIERQLKRERLQLEEEF, via the exons ATGCAACAGGCTTCAGAGAGCCATGAGAAAGCTATAGAGATCTTAAAGCAGCAGCTACAAGACCTACAGAAGCAGTTGGAAAGCAGTCTGCATGGAGACACCAACATGAAATTACAG AGGATTCTTGATCAGAAATGTTATCTTGAGAAAGAAGTAGAAAGCCTTAAAACTGTGCTCGAGTTTAAGGTTGGAGACATACATTGCCTTTGTAAAGAAAACCTGGAAATGCAGAAAaag TTGGATAAGTTACCATCTGCAAGACAAGAGATACAGAAGCTAAAGGCAAGAAATGAAGATTTACAAGCTATGGTGGATGAGAAAGTTCAAATTGAGAG ACAGTTAAAAAGAGAAAGACTACAGCTAGAGGAGGAGTTTTAG